A window of Candidatus Desulfatibia profunda genomic DNA:
GCGCCAATAAGCCGTCCGATGTGGTGACGGCAAATCAGAATGCAACCGGCATGGCCCTTAAAGCGATTCAAACCCTGGTGAGGAAGTAGGAGGTTATCCATGGATAAAAAATATGGTGTCTATATTTGCACAGGTTGCGGCATCGGAGATGCCCTAATAATGGAAGAGCTGTGTGCAGTCCCTGAAGAAGAAGGTTTTGCGGTCAAAACCCACCCGTTTCTGTGCGCAAAGGAAGGGGTTGAACTTTTAAAGAAAGATATCGCCGAGGACGGCGTCAACACCCTGGTGATCGCCGCCTGTTCCCGCCGGGTCAATTATGACGTCTTCAAATTTGAGGGCTGTATCGTTGACCGGGTGAACCTGCGTGAACAGGTGGTCTGGTCTCATCCCCGATCCGAATTTTTGGCACTTACCGAAGACCAAAAAGGCGATGGAGAGAGCTTTGACCGTGTTCAGATGCTGGCGGAAGATTATCTGAAAATGGGTATGATCAAAGTGAAGAAGATCACCCTGCCGGAGCCGTATAAACTGGAGACCCTGAGCAAAAAGATTCTGGTAATCGGCGGCGGCATCACCGGTATTTCAGCCGCCATCGATGCGGCCAAGGCCGGTTATGCGGTCACCATCGTTGAAAAAGAATCATCCCTGGGCGGCTATGCAGCCAAAGTCCGCAAACAACTGCCTACGGAAGATCCCTATGAAACCCTGATTCCGCCGGTGATTGCCGGCAAGATCAAAGAACTTGAAGCCTATGACAACATTACCGTAAAAACCGAAACCGTTGTCGCCCGTCTGGCCGGTGAGCCGGGGAACTTTACCGTGACCCTTAAAAAGCCCGGTGAAAAGATCAAGTTTGATGTTCCCTACCCGCTGCCGGACGAGATGAAGTTCGATGAAAAGGGCAAAGAACTGGATGTTGAAGCCCAGCACAAACGCTACCTGGAATATAACGAGGGCAAGGTCGACATTCTGCAGTTTGACCCTGATGGCGAGAAGTTCGGAGCCGTCGTCCTGGCGGCCGGATGGCGTCCGTACAAACCGGAAGGCAATGAATTGGCCCATTTGGGTTTCGGGGAGCTGCCCGATGTGGTCACCAACCACCAGTTTGAGCAAATCGCCGCCAAGGGCAAGATTACCAGGCCGTCGGACGGCAAAGAAGCCAAGTCTGTTGTCTTTGTCCAGAGCCCCGGCAAGGGTGAAGATGATGCCGATTTTGATTATTGCGGCTCGGTCACCAGCCTGGTAGCCCTCAAGCAGGCCAAATATGTGCGCGAGGATTATAATGACGGCAAGGCCTACATTTTTTACCAGCATATGCGCACCCCGGGTCTGAGCGAAAACTTCTACAAGAGCATCCAGCAGGATCAGGGCATCTTTATGACCAAAGGTGAAGTTATCAGTGTCTCCAAAAACGGTGACGGCATGATCGTCGAAGCGGACAATACACTCCTGGGAGAAAAGGTCAAGGTCAAAGCCGATCTGGTGGTTCTGGCCACCGGCATGGTTCCGGCAACTGCTGACGACCCGG
This region includes:
- a CDS encoding FAD-dependent oxidoreductase, with product MDKKYGVYICTGCGIGDALIMEELCAVPEEEGFAVKTHPFLCAKEGVELLKKDIAEDGVNTLVIAACSRRVNYDVFKFEGCIVDRVNLREQVVWSHPRSEFLALTEDQKGDGESFDRVQMLAEDYLKMGMIKVKKITLPEPYKLETLSKKILVIGGGITGISAAIDAAKAGYAVTIVEKESSLGGYAAKVRKQLPTEDPYETLIPPVIAGKIKELEAYDNITVKTETVVARLAGEPGNFTVTLKKPGEKIKFDVPYPLPDEMKFDEKGKELDVEAQHKRYLEYNEGKVDILQFDPDGEKFGAVVLAAGWRPYKPEGNELAHLGFGELPDVVTNHQFEQIAAKGKITRPSDGKEAKSVVFVQSPGKGEDDADFDYCGSVTSLVALKQAKYVREDYNDGKAYIFYQHMRTPGLSENFYKSIQQDQGIFMTKGEVISVSKNGDGMIVEADNTLLGEKVKVKADLVVLATGMVPATADDPVVNMAYRQGPAFRDIGLFKGYCDSNFICFPYETQRTGIYAAGCIRRSMTMEESMEDATGAALKAIQCIESVNRGVAVHPRSGDMSFPDFFFERCTQCKRCTAECPFGALDDDEKGTPKLNPARCRRCATCMGACPERIIGFADYNIDSIGSMVKAIRVPSEDDYYAPPFRIVGFVCENDAYPALDIAGLNRLSYSAEVRFIPIRCLGSMNVIWIKDALAQGMDGAFLLGCKHGDDYQCHFVKGSELAEIRMQKIGDALASLALENERVAQFQVAIDEYDKLPKMINDFVASVEALGPNPFKGF